One segment of Polyodon spathula isolate WHYD16114869_AA chromosome 20, ASM1765450v1, whole genome shotgun sequence DNA contains the following:
- the LOC121295636 gene encoding transmembrane protein 255A-like yields MHPGLSQQTSGMTVPQSAGFYERKKRNSIMVTVSLLVISVLILIIGVAATTRTQNVTVGGYYPGVILGFGSVIGIIGSHLIENKRQMLVASIVFISFGVVASFCCAIVDGVFAARHIDLRPLYAGRCHYYSSVEEKDVPCQTSSRVSCSLKVKSNTCYCCDLYICGKYVPPVIGSASVWGKGQLLSSCITPLQNCSVSLPILI; encoded by the exons ATGCATCCTGGACTGAGCCAGCAAACTAGTGGAATGACTGTGCCCCAGTCTGCTG GTTTCTACGAGAGAAAGAAACGCAACTCCATCATGGTGACTGTCTCCCTGCTCGTCATCTCCGTGCTCATTCTGATCATAGGCGTAGCTGCTACCACCAGAACTCAGAATGTCACTGTGGGAGGCTACTATCCAGGAGTCATT CTTGGCTTCGGATCCGTTATTGGAATAATCGGATCCCACTTGATagaaaacaaaaggcagatg CTGGTAGCCTCCATCGTGTTCATCAGCTTTGGGGTGGTGGCCTCCTTCTGCTGTGCAATTGTAGATGGAGTGTTTGCCGCAAGGCACATT GATCTAAGACCTCTGTATGCAGGACGATGCCATTACTACTCCTCTGTTGAAGAAAAAGAC GTGCCTTGTCAAACGTCGTCACGAGTGTCCTGCAGCCTCAAAGTCAAATCCAACACGTGCTACTGCTGTGACCTCTACATCTGTGGCAAGTACGTTCCGCCTGTGATAGGCAGTGCCTCGGTCTGGGGAAAAGGACAGCTCCTTTCATCTTGTATCACGCCGTTACAGAACTGTAGCGTGTCCCTTCCCATATTGATTTAA